The Xiphophorus hellerii strain 12219 chromosome 5, Xiphophorus_hellerii-4.1, whole genome shotgun sequence genome window below encodes:
- the LOC116720348 gene encoding arf-GAP with dual PH domain-containing protein 1 isoform X2 produces MSTNERATRALKEILQKPGNDVCADCGALDPGWGSCSLGVFICLDCSGIHRNIPEISKVKSLRLSHWEDQEVQFMAENGNELMKAKYEADVPVYYYKPTHKDCQVLREQWIRAKYERKEFSKPGKSLTYESETREGTLMKRGRDNGQFLNRRFVLSEREGNLKYYTKYDAKEPKAVIKVDTINATFQPEKIGNPNGLQITYLKDYSTRNIFVYHDSGKEIVDWFNSIRAVQLQYLRVAFPGATDAELVPKLTRNFVKEGYMEKTGPRQTEGFKKRWFTLDQRRLMYFKDPLDAFAKGEVFLGNNDNHYSASAGLPPGTHCNGAWQYGITIETPDRSFLFTCETESDQLDWLKHFKNVMNTQMSPQDYTMEALLKHRH; encoded by the exons ATCCGGGTTGGGGCTCCTGCTCCCTTGGTGTGTTCATCTGTCTGGACTGCTCTGGAATCCATCGCAACATCCCCGAAATCTCCAAAGTCAAGTCCCTGAGACTGTCCCACTGGGAGGACCAGGAGGTTCAG TTCATGGCTGAAAATGGAAATGAGCTAATGAAGGCAAAATATGAGGCGGATGTTCCTGTCTACTACTACAAACCAACCCACAAGGACTGTCA GGTGCTGAGAGAGCAGTGGATCAGAGCGAAGTACGAGAGGAAAGAGTTCTCGAAACCTGGGAAGAGCTTGACGTACGAATCAG AAACGAGAGAGGGCACATTGATGAAAAGGGGGCGGGACAACGGGCAGTTTCTGAACAGGCGATTCGTCCTTTCTGAACGAGAGGGCAATCTGAAGTACTACACCAAATATGAT GCTAAGGAGCCCAAAGCAGTGATTAAGGTGGACACCATCAATGCGACGTTCCAGCCAGAAAAGATCGGAAATCCCAACGGCCTGCAGATCACCTACCTTAAAGACTACAGCACCCGGAATATCTTTGTGTATCATGACAGTGGCAAG gaaATTGTTGACTGGTTTAATTCAATCCGTGCCGTTCAGCTTCAGTATCTAAGAGTGGCCTTTCCCGGCGCAACTGATGCCGAG CTCGTACCCAAACTTACTCGAAACTTTGTCAAAGAAGGATACATGGAAAAAACCGGCCCCAGG CAAACCGAAGGCTTCAAGAAGCGCTGGTTCACACTGGATCAGAGACGGCTGATGTACTTCAAAGATCCACTG GATGCCTTCGCTAAAGGTGAGGTATTCCTGGGGAACAATGACAACCATTACAGTGCTTCTGCCGGCTTACCACCTGGGACCCACTGCAACGGCGCTTGGCAATATGGCATCACTATAGAAACACCTGACCGCTCCTTCCTGTTTACGTGCGAGACGGAGAGTGACCAACTGGATTGGCTGAAGCACTTCAAGAATGTCATGAACACTCAGATGTCCCCTCAGGATTACACAA TGGAGGCCCTGTTAAAGCACCGACACTGA